One Pyramidobacter piscolens W5455 genomic window carries:
- a CDS encoding aminopeptidase C has translation MSFEGISEQQRAEYRARYESSALYRAVGNALSKHGIGDVAFSSRGRNAAQFRFSHVVPTLPAANQKKSGRCWIFAALNVLRELTAKKLNLAELEFSQNYTAFWDKFEKANYFLESVIALADRPVDDRLLSYVLDTAVQDGGQWDMFVNLVEKYGVAPKSAMEETFQSSNTADMNKLLNAKLRRGAARLRAEAAKGGDPRGLKAQMMDEVYALLCLCFGQPPQTFDFEYVDKDKNFHADRDLTPKSFYEKYVGLDLKNDYVSLINSPTADKPFYRTVAIDWLGNVAEGRSVRYLNLPMDELKDLIVRQLKDGECVWFGSDVGKKGARDMGIWSDACFDYEGTFAMDFAMTKAERLDLRDSAMNHAMVITGVNLDAAGQPNRWKIENSWGDEHGDKGYYLMDGGWFDEYVYQVVINKKHLSEKQLAALETEPLHFFPWDPMGTLAE, from the coding sequence ATGTCATTTGAGGGAATTTCCGAACAGCAGCGCGCCGAGTACCGGGCGCGTTACGAGAGCAGCGCGCTGTACCGGGCGGTGGGCAACGCGCTGTCGAAGCACGGCATCGGCGACGTCGCGTTCAGTTCCAGAGGGCGCAACGCCGCGCAGTTCCGCTTTTCGCACGTCGTGCCCACGCTGCCCGCCGCCAATCAGAAAAAGAGCGGCCGCTGCTGGATCTTCGCCGCGCTCAACGTGCTGCGCGAGCTGACGGCCAAAAAGCTGAACCTCGCCGAGCTGGAGTTTTCGCAAAACTACACGGCTTTCTGGGACAAGTTCGAAAAGGCCAATTACTTCCTCGAAAGCGTCATCGCGCTGGCCGACAGGCCCGTCGACGACCGGTTGCTGAGCTATGTGCTCGACACCGCGGTGCAGGACGGCGGCCAGTGGGACATGTTCGTCAACCTGGTCGAGAAGTACGGTGTCGCGCCAAAGTCGGCCATGGAAGAGACGTTCCAGAGCAGCAACACCGCCGACATGAACAAACTGCTCAACGCCAAACTGCGCCGCGGCGCCGCCCGGCTGCGCGCCGAAGCGGCCAAGGGCGGCGATCCGCGCGGCCTGAAAGCGCAGATGATGGACGAAGTGTACGCGCTGCTGTGCCTGTGCTTCGGCCAGCCGCCGCAGACGTTCGACTTCGAGTACGTCGACAAGGACAAGAACTTCCACGCCGACCGCGACCTGACCCCGAAAAGCTTTTACGAAAAGTACGTCGGCCTCGACTTGAAAAACGATTACGTCAGCCTGATCAACTCTCCCACCGCCGACAAGCCGTTCTATCGCACCGTCGCCATCGACTGGCTGGGCAACGTCGCCGAGGGGCGTTCCGTGCGCTATCTCAACCTGCCCATGGACGAGCTGAAAGACCTGATCGTGCGCCAGCTCAAAGACGGCGAGTGCGTCTGGTTCGGTTCCGACGTCGGCAAGAAAGGCGCGCGCGACATGGGCATCTGGAGCGACGCCTGCTTCGACTACGAAGGCACCTTCGCGATGGACTTCGCCATGACCAAGGCCGAGCGCCTCGACCTGCGCGACAGCGCCATGAACCACGCCATGGTCATCACCGGCGTCAACCTCGACGCCGCCGGGCAGCCCAACCGCTGGAAGATCGAGAACAGCTGGGGCGACGAACACGGCGACAAAGGCTATTATCTGATGGACGGCGGCTGGTTCGACGAGTACGTCTATCAGGTCGTGATCAACAAAAAGCACCTCAGCGAGAAGCAGCTCGCCGCGCTGGAAACCGAGCCGCTGCACTTCTTCCCCTGGGACCCCATGGGCACGCTGGCCGAGTAG
- a CDS encoding TetR/AcrR family transcriptional regulator, which yields MGREPATQEKILAAATAEFLRKGFRGASLRQIVKNVGVTTGAFYRYYGSKEELFDALVLPHARRIMELYEAAAADFKRMAPEEQIDAMGEVGRRCMKAMYEYARAHRDAFRLILAAPESSKCGGFVHRLTEREIAETRGFMSALTSRGRSVTTVSPHFEHIVVSGRFAALFELIVHDVPPEEALKCIDQLCDFHRAGWAKLMGL from the coding sequence ATGGGACGGGAGCCGGCAACGCAGGAGAAGATCCTCGCGGCGGCGACGGCGGAATTTTTGCGAAAGGGTTTTCGCGGCGCGTCGCTGCGGCAGATCGTCAAGAACGTAGGCGTGACGACGGGCGCGTTTTACCGCTACTACGGAAGCAAGGAAGAATTGTTCGACGCGCTGGTTTTGCCGCACGCGCGGCGCATCATGGAACTGTACGAAGCGGCGGCGGCGGATTTCAAAAGAATGGCGCCGGAAGAGCAGATCGACGCCATGGGCGAAGTGGGGCGCCGGTGCATGAAGGCCATGTACGAATACGCGCGCGCCCACCGCGACGCCTTCCGGCTGATCCTCGCGGCGCCGGAATCGTCGAAATGCGGCGGTTTCGTCCACCGCTTGACGGAACGCGAGATCGCCGAAACGCGCGGCTTCATGTCGGCGCTGACGTCTCGCGGGCGTTCCGTCACGACGGTGAGTCCGCACTTCGAGCACATCGTCGTCAGCGGGCGCTTTGCGGCGCTGTTCGAGCTGATCGTTCACGACGTGCCGCCTGAGGAGGCGCTGAAATGCATCGACCAGCTCTGCGATTTTCACCGCGCCGGCTGGGCGAAGCTGATGGGGCTGTAA
- a CDS encoding ankyrin repeat domain-containing protein, giving the protein MNGKRIFALAAALALACAAGAAARGVMPQDEFLACCARGKLSQVGKGVRRNADVNRLEATGQSPLICAAGEQDDPRVIEYLVKKGAEVNKANFQGLTPLMVAALRNPRARIARALLKCGADPRLTDMTSSTALILAARGNPSAAVLSALIEAAPDTLNRASASGVTALMAAAESGRAEIIDLLLKKGADLRPKDASGRRAVDYARANPALCGSPWLDRLDRYH; this is encoded by the coding sequence ATGAACGGAAAACGAATCTTCGCGCTGGCTGCCGCGCTGGCGCTGGCCTGCGCAGCCGGGGCGGCGGCGCGCGGCGTGATGCCGCAGGACGAATTTCTCGCCTGCTGCGCCCGCGGCAAACTCTCGCAGGTCGGCAAGGGCGTGCGCCGCAACGCCGACGTGAACCGCCTTGAAGCCACCGGACAGAGCCCGCTGATCTGCGCCGCCGGCGAGCAGGATGACCCGCGCGTGATCGAATATCTGGTGAAAAAGGGCGCCGAAGTGAACAAGGCCAACTTTCAGGGACTGACGCCGCTGATGGTGGCCGCCCTGCGCAACCCGCGCGCCCGTATCGCGCGGGCGCTGTTGAAATGCGGCGCCGATCCGCGCCTGACCGACATGACCAGCAGCACCGCGCTGATCCTCGCCGCGCGCGGCAATCCCAGTGCCGCCGTGCTGTCCGCGCTGATCGAAGCCGCCCCCGACACGCTGAACCGGGCCAGCGCCTCGGGCGTCACGGCGCTGATGGCCGCGGCCGAAAGCGGCCGGGCGGAAATAATTGACCTGCTACTGAAAAAAGGCGCCGATCTCCGGCCGAAAGACGCCTCCGGCCGCCGCGCCGTCGATTACGCCCGCGCCAATCCGGCCTTGTGCGGTTCGCCGTGGCTGGACCGTCTGGATCGATATCACTAA
- a CDS encoding permease, protein MIDVLQRELVYVGYYFTVQFRQIFRYWLLGMLIGSAVAVFGTQKIHGAFSRLQGRKLSLLGIVPACLLGIASPLCMYGTIPVAASFSAQGMRDDWLAVFMTASALLNPQLLMYSAALGTTMLAVRALSCFLCGVAAGLLVHFFRRKSFFNFAGFSAPENRDAEPNVPLRFVKNFGRNVRATGGWFLAGILLSALFQRYVPAGAFAKLFGRHEGFGVLMAATVGVPLYACGGGTIPLLQNWLADGMSAGSAAAFMITGPATKITNLGALKIVLGPRSFSLYLAFVMLFSLLAGLLVNLAF, encoded by the coding sequence TTGATTGACGTCCTGCAGCGGGAGCTCGTCTACGTCGGCTATTACTTCACCGTTCAGTTCCGGCAGATCTTCCGCTACTGGCTGCTGGGCATGCTGATCGGTTCGGCCGTGGCGGTCTTCGGCACACAAAAAATCCACGGCGCTTTCAGCCGGCTGCAGGGGCGAAAACTCAGCCTGCTCGGCATCGTCCCCGCCTGCCTGCTGGGGATCGCCTCGCCGCTGTGCATGTACGGCACGATCCCCGTCGCCGCGTCGTTTTCCGCACAAGGCATGCGCGACGATTGGCTGGCCGTCTTCATGACAGCCTCGGCGCTGCTGAACCCGCAGCTGCTCATGTACAGCGCCGCGCTGGGAACGACGATGCTGGCCGTGCGCGCGTTGTCGTGCTTTCTCTGCGGCGTCGCCGCGGGATTGCTGGTCCATTTTTTTCGCCGGAAGAGCTTCTTCAACTTCGCGGGCTTTTCCGCGCCGGAGAATCGCGACGCCGAGCCCAACGTCCCGCTCCGTTTCGTCAAGAACTTCGGCCGCAACGTGCGCGCCACCGGCGGCTGGTTTCTGGCCGGCATTTTGCTGTCGGCGCTCTTCCAGCGCTACGTGCCGGCCGGCGCCTTCGCGAAACTCTTCGGAAGGCACGAAGGCTTCGGCGTGCTGATGGCTGCCACGGTCGGCGTGCCGCTCTACGCCTGCGGAGGCGGCACCATCCCCCTGCTTCAGAACTGGCTCGCCGACGGCATGAGCGCCGGCAGCGCCGCCGCTTTCATGATCACCGGTCCGGCGACGAAGATCACCAACCTCGGCGCGCTCAAAATCGTCTTGGGACCGCGCAGTTTTTCGCTCTACCTGGCCTTCGTGATGCTTTTTTCGCTGCTGGCGGGGCTGCTGGTGAATCTGGCGTTTTAA
- a CDS encoding DUF362 domain-containing protein, whose protein sequence is MKKFMRSALLGLMVLGSLVSAVFAAAPQEIPAVYMTKSITPEGMVRAYKALNWTPTGRVAVKLSTGEPPASNYLRAELIADVVRLAGGTIVECNTAYNGSRAESAMHYQVAKDHGFTAIAPFAILDEKGDASLPAAGVHLKENLVGKAFTDFDSYLVLTHFKGHAMAGFGGAIKNISIGLASRTGKCLLHSAGKSRTNPWGGVQDHFLESMGEAGKSVSDALGQGARIAYVNVMNRLSVDCDCDGHPDEPDMHDVGILSSSDPVALDQACIDLVYAQKDGEGASLVNRIESRHGLHTLENAEKIGLGRRKYRLVSLD, encoded by the coding sequence ATGAAGAAATTCATGCGTTCCGCGCTGTTGGGGCTGATGGTTCTGGGCTCGCTCGTCTCGGCCGTTTTCGCCGCGGCGCCACAGGAGATCCCCGCCGTCTACATGACGAAGAGCATCACGCCGGAAGGAATGGTACGGGCCTACAAGGCCCTGAACTGGACGCCGACAGGGCGGGTCGCCGTCAAGCTGAGTACCGGCGAGCCGCCGGCAAGCAACTATCTGCGGGCGGAACTGATCGCCGACGTGGTCCGCCTCGCGGGCGGCACCATTGTGGAGTGCAACACGGCCTATAACGGTTCGCGCGCCGAGTCGGCCATGCACTATCAGGTCGCGAAAGATCACGGTTTCACGGCCATCGCTCCTTTCGCGATCCTCGACGAAAAAGGCGACGCCTCTCTGCCCGCGGCGGGCGTCCATTTGAAAGAAAACCTTGTCGGCAAAGCTTTCACCGATTTCGATTCCTATCTGGTGCTGACGCACTTCAAGGGTCACGCCATGGCCGGATTCGGCGGCGCGATCAAGAACATTTCCATCGGCCTCGCCTCGCGTACCGGCAAGTGCCTGCTCCACTCCGCGGGAAAGAGCCGCACCAATCCCTGGGGCGGCGTGCAGGATCATTTCCTCGAGTCCATGGGCGAAGCCGGCAAATCCGTCTCCGACGCGCTCGGGCAAGGAGCGCGCATCGCCTACGTCAACGTCATGAACCGCCTCTCGGTCGACTGCGACTGCGACGGCCATCCCGACGAACCCGACATGCACGACGTCGGCATCCTCTCCTCGAGCGACCCGGTGGCGCTTGACCAGGCCTGCATCGACCTCGTTTACGCGCAAAAGGACGGCGAAGGGGCCTCGCTGGTAAACCGCATCGAGTCGCGCCACGGCCTCCACACGCTGGAAAACGCCGAGAAGATCGGCCTCGGCCGCCGCAAGTACAGGCTGGTCTCTCTTGATTGA
- a CDS encoding response regulator transcription factor, which yields MVHIVVVSRHNLIRRLLSDCFAAQKDFAVAAELERTEDAPGVCETLRPNLFLFDVALDNVRSALSSSAAIKKSSPSVKITFLTGLSDSSLIADAREGGVDSFLFYNCVQEGLVTCARGTASGYQIYPNEEMLRQIDPFAGVFTRREIKLLCMLCESKSREEIGAVLALSPSSIKGCVSSILNKTGYGNISQLISYMISHGCLAPR from the coding sequence ATGGTTCATATTGTCGTTGTCAGCCGCCATAACTTGATCCGTCGCCTGCTCTCGGACTGTTTTGCCGCACAAAAAGATTTCGCGGTCGCCGCCGAGCTGGAGCGCACGGAAGATGCGCCCGGCGTTTGCGAAACACTGCGCCCCAACCTGTTTCTGTTCGACGTCGCCCTCGACAACGTGCGGAGCGCGCTCAGCAGTTCCGCCGCGATAAAAAAGAGCTCGCCCTCCGTCAAGATCACGTTCCTTACAGGGCTGTCCGACTCGTCGCTGATCGCCGACGCGCGCGAGGGAGGCGTCGATTCTTTCCTCTTCTACAACTGCGTGCAGGAAGGGCTAGTTACCTGCGCCCGCGGCACGGCGAGCGGCTACCAGATCTATCCCAACGAAGAGATGCTCCGCCAGATCGACCCGTTCGCCGGCGTCTTTACGCGCCGCGAGATCAAACTGCTCTGCATGCTCTGCGAATCCAAAAGCCGCGAGGAGATCGGCGCCGTACTCGCCCTCTCGCCCAGTTCGATCAAAGGCTGCGTGTCGTCGATTCTGAACAAGACCGGTTACGGCAACATCTCGCAGCTCATTTCCTACATGATCTCCCACGGCTGCCTCGCGCCGCGGTGA
- the coaBC gene encoding bifunctional phosphopantothenoylcysteine decarboxylase/phosphopantothenate--cysteine ligase CoaBC — protein MLEGKNILLGVSGGIAAYKIASLASALTKRGCAVQVMMTKAAEQFVAPVTFEALTHRRVFDDVFDRADPSVIHHIALAAEADALVVAPATADVIAKIAHGIADDMLTSTVLPFTGCRIVVPAMNTHMLDNAATQENLATLRRRGWHVMEPADGRLACGDTGRGKMPEPEDILEFIEHFAACEKDLTGERVLVTAGPTREALDPVRFLTNRSTGRMGYAVARAAAMRGAQVTLVSGPVWLKKPLFVDLVSVVSAQEMFDAVVSRFDRSTIVVKAAAVADYRPAVASENKIKKRDADMNLPLERTADILKYLGEHRADQFICGFSMETENLLENSRAKLAKKRVQMIAANSLKVAGAGFGADTNVLTLITANAETELPLMSKDEAAHRLLDEILRRRGR, from the coding sequence ATGCTCGAGGGAAAAAACATTCTGCTGGGAGTGAGCGGCGGCATCGCCGCCTATAAAATCGCGTCGCTGGCTTCGGCGCTGACGAAGCGCGGCTGCGCCGTGCAGGTGATGATGACGAAGGCCGCGGAGCAGTTCGTCGCGCCCGTCACGTTCGAAGCCCTGACGCACCGCCGCGTCTTCGACGACGTGTTCGACCGCGCCGACCCTTCCGTCATCCACCACATCGCCCTGGCCGCCGAGGCCGACGCGCTTGTGGTCGCGCCCGCCACCGCCGACGTGATCGCCAAAATCGCCCACGGCATCGCCGACGACATGCTCACCAGCACCGTGCTGCCGTTTACAGGCTGCCGCATCGTCGTGCCCGCCATGAACACCCACATGCTCGACAACGCCGCCACGCAGGAAAACCTGGCCACGCTGCGCCGACGCGGCTGGCACGTGATGGAGCCGGCCGATGGGCGCCTGGCTTGCGGCGACACGGGACGCGGCAAAATGCCCGAGCCGGAGGACATCCTCGAGTTCATCGAGCATTTCGCCGCCTGCGAAAAGGATCTGACCGGTGAGCGCGTGCTCGTCACCGCCGGCCCCACGCGGGAGGCGCTCGACCCCGTGCGCTTCCTCACCAACCGCTCAACGGGCCGCATGGGCTACGCCGTCGCCCGCGCCGCCGCCATGCGCGGCGCGCAGGTGACGCTGGTATCCGGCCCCGTCTGGCTGAAAAAGCCGCTCTTCGTCGATCTGGTCAGCGTCGTCAGCGCGCAGGAAATGTTCGACGCCGTCGTCTCGCGTTTCGACCGGAGCACCATCGTCGTCAAGGCCGCCGCCGTCGCCGACTACCGTCCCGCCGTGGCTTCCGAGAACAAGATCAAGAAGCGGGACGCGGACATGAACCTGCCGCTGGAGCGCACCGCCGACATCCTCAAATATCTGGGCGAGCACCGCGCCGACCAGTTCATCTGCGGCTTCTCCATGGAGACGGAGAACCTGCTCGAAAACTCGCGCGCCAAGCTCGCCAAAAAGCGCGTGCAGATGATCGCCGCCAACAGCCTCAAAGTCGCCGGCGCCGGCTTCGGCGCCGACACCAACGTCCTCACGCTGATCACCGCAAACGCCGAGACCGAGCTGCCGCTGATGAGCAAGGACGAGGCCGCCCACCGCCTGCTCGACGAGATTTTGCGCCGGCGCGGGCGGTAA
- a CDS encoding ABC transporter ATP-binding protein, with the protein MPRLMEYAGGYRRLTRASWVLAALSALLGLAPFVFIWKISAAALGGGGAEDMAAWGWKAVAAAALSLVVSILGLMCSHLAAFRVAVNMRIRLMRHIAGLPLGSAESLGTGKLRSIVADCSAATENYLAHQLPDASATLASTAGLGALILFFDWRLGLLSLLPAFLAALSMRAMVGPDMQRQMGDYQNALKDMENEAVEYIRGIPVVKTFGQSVFSFKSFRGAIERYEKWVIGYTKAMRPHMILFTALVQSAFLFLIGGGLWLAHGGVTPGLLSDLVFYVVVTPAVAVNFQKIMYLVENRMTVTDALHRVDGVLALKPLSQPEHGEHPHDASVTLENVSFSYAPGKKAVDGLSLRIEAGMRAALAGPSGSGKSTLTQLIARFFDPQEGRVLIGGVDVRNIAKKELTDFVSFVFQDSRLIKASIFDNVRLGRPAASREEVFAALEAAQCDDILAKLPRGADTEIGAKGVYLSGGEMQRLAIARAMLKGAPILILDEATAFADPDNESRIQAALSRLSQGKTVIMIAHRLSSVKRADLVCVLENGKIVEQGAFGQLAERGGLFTRMWRDSLRAASWKVAKEARSC; encoded by the coding sequence TTGCCCCGGCTGATGGAGTACGCCGGAGGCTACCGCCGCCTGACACGGGCGTCGTGGGTGCTGGCGGCGCTGTCGGCGCTGCTGGGGCTGGCGCCGTTCGTCTTCATCTGGAAGATTTCCGCCGCGGCGCTGGGCGGCGGCGGAGCGGAGGACATGGCCGCCTGGGGCTGGAAAGCGGTGGCCGCGGCGGCGCTGTCGCTGGTCGTCTCCATCCTCGGGCTGATGTGCTCGCATCTGGCGGCGTTCCGCGTGGCGGTCAACATGCGTATCCGCCTCATGCGCCACATCGCCGGGCTGCCGCTGGGCAGCGCCGAAAGCCTGGGCACCGGCAAGCTGCGCTCAATCGTCGCCGACTGTTCGGCGGCGACGGAGAACTATCTGGCCCACCAGCTGCCCGACGCCAGCGCGACGCTGGCTTCCACGGCGGGGCTGGGGGCGCTGATCCTGTTTTTCGATTGGCGGCTGGGGCTGCTCAGTCTGCTGCCGGCCTTTCTCGCGGCGCTGTCGATGCGCGCCATGGTGGGGCCCGACATGCAGCGGCAGATGGGCGATTATCAGAACGCCCTCAAGGACATGGAGAACGAGGCGGTCGAGTACATCCGCGGCATCCCCGTGGTGAAGACGTTCGGGCAGAGCGTGTTCTCCTTCAAGAGCTTCCGCGGCGCCATCGAACGCTACGAAAAGTGGGTCATCGGCTACACCAAAGCCATGCGCCCCCATATGATCCTCTTCACGGCGCTGGTGCAGTCGGCGTTCCTGTTCCTGATCGGCGGCGGCCTGTGGCTGGCGCACGGCGGCGTCACGCCGGGGCTGCTGAGCGACCTGGTCTTTTACGTCGTCGTCACGCCGGCCGTCGCCGTCAATTTTCAAAAAATCATGTACCTGGTCGAGAACCGCATGACCGTGACCGACGCGCTGCACCGCGTGGACGGCGTGCTGGCCTTAAAACCCCTGTCTCAGCCGGAGCACGGCGAGCATCCGCACGACGCCTCGGTGACGCTGGAAAACGTGAGTTTCAGCTACGCTCCCGGCAAAAAGGCCGTCGACGGTCTGTCGCTGCGCATCGAAGCGGGAATGCGGGCGGCGCTGGCAGGACCGTCGGGCAGCGGCAAGAGCACGCTGACGCAGTTGATCGCGCGTTTCTTCGACCCGCAGGAAGGACGCGTGCTGATCGGCGGCGTCGACGTCCGTAACATTGCCAAGAAGGAGCTGACGGACTTCGTCTCGTTCGTATTTCAGGACAGCCGCCTGATCAAGGCGTCGATTTTCGACAACGTACGCCTCGGCCGTCCCGCGGCTTCGCGTGAAGAAGTGTTCGCCGCGCTCGAGGCGGCGCAGTGCGACGACATTCTCGCCAAGCTGCCGCGAGGCGCCGACACCGAGATCGGCGCGAAGGGCGTCTATCTTTCCGGTGGCGAGATGCAGCGACTGGCCATCGCGCGGGCCATGCTCAAGGGCGCACCCATCCTCATCCTCGACGAGGCCACGGCTTTCGCCGATCCCGACAACGAGTCCCGCATCCAGGCGGCGCTGTCGCGGCTGTCGCAGGGCAAGACCGTGATCATGATCGCCCACCGGCTGAGCAGCGTGAAGCGCGCCGATCTCGTCTGCGTGCTCGAGAACGGAAAGATTGTCGAGCAGGGGGCTTTCGGCCAGCTTGCAGAACGCGGCGGGCTGTTCACGCGCATGTGGCGCGACTCGCTGCGCGCCGCCAGCTGGAAAGTAGCGAAGGAGGCGCGCTCATGCTGA
- a CDS encoding prolyl-tRNA synthetase associated domain-containing protein — translation MNKREVMAMLDAEGIAYEKAEHEPVYTIDEMLALGLPHVEAIAKNLFVHDDKKQRYYLITVKEEKRVDLKDFKARFGTRRLSFVSEEELNRILGLARGSVTPFGILNDEERQVTVYFDDDFRGRLMGIHPNENTATVYVKTEDVARLITAHGNELNFARF, via the coding sequence ATGAACAAGCGGGAAGTGATGGCGATGCTGGACGCCGAGGGGATCGCCTACGAAAAGGCGGAACACGAGCCCGTCTACACCATCGACGAGATGCTGGCGCTCGGCCTGCCTCACGTCGAGGCGATCGCCAAGAACCTTTTCGTCCACGACGACAAGAAACAGCGCTATTACCTGATCACCGTCAAGGAAGAAAAGCGCGTCGACCTGAAGGATTTCAAGGCGCGCTTCGGCACGCGCCGCCTCAGTTTCGTCTCGGAGGAAGAGCTGAACCGGATCCTCGGCCTCGCCAGGGGCTCGGTCACGCCCTTCGGCATCCTCAACGACGAAGAGCGCCAGGTGACGGTTTACTTCGACGACGATTTCCGCGGCCGGCTGATGGGCATCCATCCTAACGAAAACACCGCCACCGTCTACGTGAAGACCGAAGACGTGGCGCGTCTGATCACGGCGCACGGCAACGAACTGAACTTCGCCCGTTTCTGA
- a CDS encoding type III pantothenate kinase — MLLLFDVGNTHVTIGGYDGDRRLFTGRVASDRHKTEDEYAMIVESVLRMHGFALGDVEDGAISSVVPAVTQALDRAFQLLWHKRMMAVTTALDLGLTIMTDAPELLGKDLIVDAVAAKAKYPCPILVFDLGTATTCSVIDKDGNYRGGMIAPGLGISVDALGARTAQLPYVSLDAPDRLIGTNTKDCIRSGIMYGHAGMIDGFIDRMEGQLGQKCTAVITGGLAAKVAPLCRRPIVLDEYLLFDGLRALYAKNKSRPRG; from the coding sequence ATGCTTCTTCTGTTTGACGTGGGCAACACCCACGTCACCATCGGCGGCTACGACGGCGACCGCCGCCTGTTCACGGGGCGCGTGGCCAGCGACCGGCACAAGACCGAAGACGAATACGCCATGATCGTCGAGAGCGTGCTGCGCATGCACGGCTTCGCGCTCGGCGATGTGGAAGACGGCGCGATCAGCTCCGTCGTCCCCGCCGTTACGCAGGCGCTCGACCGCGCCTTTCAGCTGCTCTGGCACAAGCGCATGATGGCCGTGACCACGGCGCTCGACCTCGGCCTGACGATCATGACCGACGCGCCTGAGCTGCTCGGCAAAGATCTGATCGTCGACGCCGTGGCCGCGAAAGCGAAATACCCCTGTCCGATCCTCGTCTTCGACCTTGGCACCGCCACCACCTGCTCGGTCATCGACAAGGACGGCAATTACCGCGGCGGCATGATCGCGCCGGGGCTCGGCATCTCCGTCGACGCTCTCGGCGCGCGCACGGCCCAGCTGCCCTATGTCAGCCTCGACGCGCCCGATCGGCTCATCGGCACCAACACCAAGGACTGCATCCGCTCCGGCATCATGTACGGCCACGCCGGTATGATCGACGGCTTCATCGACCGCATGGAAGGGCAGCTCGGCCAAAAGTGCACCGCCGTGATCACCGGCGGATTGGCCGCCAAGGTGGCGCCGCTGTGCCGACGGCCCATCGTCCTCGACGAATACCTGCTCTTCGACGGCCTGCGCGCGCTCTACGCGAAGAACAAAAGCAGGCCCCGCGGGTAG
- a CDS encoding HAD family hydrolase translates to MIRIEIPGRAAPLEIAHVALDYNGTVAVDGRVLESVRARLPELLKRAKVHVLTADTYGTVRAQCEPLGVEVHAFPRAGAGNCKKEIVAGLKGGVACFGNGFNDIPMFGLADLSVAVLEGEGLCAALLPHADVLAATAADALDLLLKPDRLRATLRN, encoded by the coding sequence ATGATCCGCATCGAGATCCCCGGCCGCGCCGCGCCGCTGGAAATCGCCCACGTCGCGCTCGACTACAACGGCACCGTCGCCGTCGACGGACGAGTGCTTGAAAGCGTCAGAGCGCGACTGCCCGAGCTGCTGAAGCGCGCGAAAGTCCACGTGCTCACCGCCGACACCTACGGCACCGTGCGTGCCCAGTGCGAGCCGTTGGGCGTGGAAGTGCACGCCTTTCCGCGCGCGGGCGCGGGGAACTGCAAGAAAGAAATCGTCGCCGGCCTGAAGGGCGGCGTCGCCTGCTTCGGCAACGGCTTCAACGATATCCCCATGTTCGGCCTCGCCGATCTCTCCGTGGCCGTGCTCGAAGGCGAAGGCCTCTGCGCCGCCCTGCTGCCCCACGCCGACGTGCTCGCCGCAACCGCCGCCGACGCCCTGGACCTGCTCCTCAAACCCGACCGCCTCAGGGCGACGCTGAGAAATTGA